The following proteins are encoded in a genomic region of Thiomicrospira sp. R3:
- the rpiA gene encoding ribose-5-phosphate isomerase RpiA gives MTQDELKQLVAKAAIDYVVPETIIGVGTGSTANFFIDELSKIKHTIEGTVASSEASAERLRGHGIPVLDLNSVSEISVYIDGADEADPGLHLVKGGGGALTREKIVLAVAKKFVCIADESKKVALLGKFPLPIEVIPMARSYVAREIVKRFGGEPVLRDGFTTDNGNIILDVHGLQITDPVALETEINQIVGVVTNGLFACRKADVFLCGGKNGVETLKA, from the coding sequence ATGACACAAGATGAATTAAAACAACTCGTTGCTAAAGCCGCTATTGATTATGTTGTACCTGAAACCATTATTGGCGTCGGTACCGGTTCAACCGCTAATTTCTTTATTGATGAACTGTCAAAAATTAAGCATACCATTGAAGGTACTGTCGCCAGTTCTGAAGCATCGGCTGAGCGTTTACGAGGTCATGGCATTCCGGTTTTAGACCTCAACAGTGTCAGCGAAATCTCGGTTTATATTGATGGTGCCGATGAAGCCGATCCAGGTTTGCATCTAGTTAAAGGCGGCGGCGGTGCATTAACCCGCGAAAAAATTGTTTTAGCGGTCGCTAAAAAGTTTGTCTGTATTGCGGATGAAAGTAAAAAAGTTGCTCTTCTAGGCAAATTCCCATTACCGATTGAAGTCATTCCTATGGCACGCAGTTATGTCGCGCGCGAAATCGTTAAGCGTTTTGGTGGCGAGCCGGTTTTACGTGATGGCTTTACTACGGATAACGGTAACATTATCCTCGACGTTCATGGCCTACAGATTACGGATCCCGTCGCACTGGAAACCGAAATCAACCAAATCGTCGGTGTCGTGACCAATGGCTTATTCGCCTGCCGCAAAGCCGATGTGTTTTTGTGTGGCGGCAAAAACGGGGTAGAAACCCTAAAAGCTTAG